The genomic interval ATTGCCGGCAACTCGGTGCAGAACGTTGTCTGATTCCTGCCAACGCCAAACGGAGTGATCGTCGATTGTGGTCAAGTAAACCGTGTCCGGGCTCAAGCACTCAATGCCGAACGGGTTACCAAGGGGCGTCGACGTCGGCGGCAAGGCCTCGTGAACTGGATCTTTTTCGGGCAACGCCAGCGGTGACTCTCCGGTGCCGGCCCAGACGCGGTAGCCATCCTGGGCAGTCGCTGAATCTTGAGCGATCCCAGGATGAATCCCTGCGATGACGAATGGAATGCACAGCGAGATTGCGGCAATGAAGCGAATTCTATTCACGCAAGAGACTCCCAAGAATTGAATCGAAAAAGTGACGGTGGTGCAGTTGGCATGATAACCCCATTCTAGGCGAAGGCGAGATCCGATTGGCGAAACAGCACCAGGTGTGACCAGACACGTTGACGATTCTGGTATAACCTCCTGCGTCTCTGGTAGCTCTGTCGATAACAAACACATTGAAAGTCGTCTTGTGAAAATCGCTGTGTTCAGCACCAAGCCGTACGACGAGTCGTTTCTGCGTGCCGCATCAGAAAACCACTCCCATACGCTGACGTTCCTGGAACCGCGTCTCACCGCCAAGACGGCCGCATTGGCCAATGGCTTTGATGCCGTCTGTGCGTTTGTCAACGATCAGTTGGACAGCGACGTGATCCACACTCTGTCCGATCATGGCGTACGAGCGATCGCATTGCGTTGCGCCGGATTCAACAATGTCGATCTCGCTGCGGCGTCTGAGTGTGGCGTCACCGTGGTCCGAGTACCGGCCTACTCACCTCATGCCGTTGCCGAGCACACCGCGGCACTGGTATTGGCCCTGAACCGCAAGATCCATCGAGCGTACACTCGTGTGCGTGACGGCAATTTTGCGTTGGGGGGACTGCTGGGGTTTGATCTCAATGGCCGCCGCGTCGGCGTCGTGGGTACCGGCAAGATCGGGGAGATCTTTGCCAAAATCATGTCAGGATTTGGCTGCAAGCTGCTGGGATTCGATGTCCAGCAGAACCCGGAATGCGAGCGGTTAGGAATGCAATACGTTTCGCTCGACGAGCTGTTCGCCGAGTCCGACGTCATTTCGCTGCACTGCCCTCTGACCCCACAAACTCATCATTTGATCGACGCTGCGGCGATCCAGAAGATGAAACCAGGGGTCATGATTGTGAACACGAGTCGCGGCGCGGTCATCGATACCGGCGCAGTCATCAACGGGCTCAAGAGCGGCAAGATCGGGCACCTGGGAATTGACGTTTACGAAGAAGAAGCCGATTTGTTTTTCGAGGATCTCTCCAGTCAAGTCATTCCCGATGACATGCTGTCGCGACTGCTGACCTTTCCCAACGTCATTGTCACCGGCCACCAAGGATTCTTTACCGAAGAAGCCTTGAGCTGCATTGCCGAAACGACTCTGCAAAACTTGACCGACCTGGAAAGTACCGGCAATTGTCCCAACGCGGTCACGACGACTGGATAGCCGTAGCAGATATTTCGTCGATGGGGATTTGATGACGGTAGAGCCGAGCACTGTTTGCCCGTCAAAGTAATCAATGTCGGCCAAGTGTGACCGACCTACAACCAGATTCGCTTGTTGCCGCTCACTCAGGCCATTGTGAGGGAATCAAAGTGGTGGCAGGTCGGCCTGGTTCTTTCGCCACGCGGACGGAGTCACGTACATGGTCGTGACACGTGATGCACAGCGAGGTCAGTTGCAAATACGTGAACGCTGCCGCTTGGTGATTTTGTTTCTCCGCGAGCTCCTCCAATTGGCGACATTGGCGACGAAATTCGGCGCTGAAATGCTCATAGATGGTGTCACGTGGGCGTGGCCACTCTGCCGCTTCGCTGATGTGTCGCATCTCAACGGCGCCACGTTGGATGGCTCGATAGTCCCTACGCAAGAGGCCCTCCAGGACGCTCTGGGAATACGTGAGCTTTGAACGCATCAACAGACCTTCGGACTCGTTGATGCGAGCCACGGGAGGAGGATCCGCTTGGGTGGCGTTGGTGAGTAAGAAAGCCGAGCCGATCAGTGCGACCGCCGACACAAGAATCAAAAATAGTCTCATTTCATAGCCTCATGCATTGAGATGGGAACGGGGGAGCGTCATTGAAGCAGAAACCACAGGCATCTTTCGAGCCAGATCATGGCTTGGATGACGAAATACGCGATATTTCAGCGAGAGGCATTCGTCAAAAACTGTATGTGTGCGAGGTTGCACAGGATGAGGCAAGGAGAGCTGTGCGAAGACGCTCGCTTTCGGTTTTCGAAGCGTAATAATTCTGGCGAAGCCCATTACGAAGTGCGCCAACAAAGGCATCCTCCTTACCAGACCAGAGGTAGCAATCGATAGGTGCTCTGCTGATAGGAGGAGTACGCCTCGAAATGCTTTCTCAGCATGGCCTCTTCGTGAAGTAGCTTGGCGATCAGCACGCCCAGCAGCACTAACCAAAGCACTGTTCGCCAGACGGAGAGGGGGCTCAACAGCAGTGCTGCGGTGAACAGCAGCAGACCTGTGTACATGGGATGGCGAATCCATCGATAGGGTCCGTGTGTTGTCAGGACGGTTCGCTGGGTGGGCGAAGGCTGGATACGGATTCGACTCCAGCCGATCGCCCACCATGCCGCGATGGCGATCAACGCACCGGGCAGGCTGAGTCCGAGTGCGATCGGGTCAGGATGCCGCCAGTCTGCGGACAACACGATCACCGCAGAAAGAACGAACTGCGCCAGAACGAGCATTCAGCCACCCACGTTCGTATCGCCGGTGACCCGATCCTTGTAGATTGCCAGTCGAGCCAACGCGTCATCCAGGTCCTTTTGGTTCACATCATGAGATTGCATGGCGTCGGCAAAGTGCTCACAGAACCGGGCAAAGTGCCGAGCGGTGATCCCGCGACCGGCGTGCACCTGAGTCAGTTCTGCGCCGGAGTACGCGACGGGGCCGTCGAACGCGGCCGCCAAGAACTGATACTGCATGTGTTTGAGTCGCTCCATCGACGTATCGGCAAAAAACGGCGACAACATGGGGTCGTCCATGATGCGGTCGTAGGCTTCCTGAACGATTTTTGCGACGGCTGCGGTTCCCCCCAGGCGGTCGAAAAGTACTCTCGCGTCGTCGGTCATGTCGATGGATCCCGAATAGCAGTGTTAATTGACTCCCAGCAATAGAGCCATTGATAGCGACCTCAACGTGGGCGTCAATCAGACACACGATTTTTGACGTTCCATGCGATAGGCTTATTGCTCTCTACGGAGCTCTTTTTCGATTTCCAGGACA from Stieleria varia carries:
- a CDS encoding 2-hydroxyacid dehydrogenase, producing the protein MKIAVFSTKPYDESFLRAASENHSHTLTFLEPRLTAKTAALANGFDAVCAFVNDQLDSDVIHTLSDHGVRAIALRCAGFNNVDLAAASECGVTVVRVPAYSPHAVAEHTAALVLALNRKIHRAYTRVRDGNFALGGLLGFDLNGRRVGVVGTGKIGEIFAKIMSGFGCKLLGFDVQQNPECERLGMQYVSLDELFAESDVISLHCPLTPQTHHLIDAAAIQKMKPGVMIVNTSRGAVIDTGAVINGLKSGKIGHLGIDVYEEEADLFFEDLSSQVIPDDMLSRLLTFPNVIVTGHQGFFTEEALSCIAETTLQNLTDLESTGNCPNAVTTTG
- a CDS encoding methyltransferase family protein, with the translated sequence MLVLAQFVLSAVIVLSADWRHPDPIALGLSLPGALIAIAAWWAIGWSRIRIQPSPTQRTVLTTHGPYRWIRHPMYTGLLLFTAALLLSPLSVWRTVLWLVLLGVLIAKLLHEEAMLRKHFEAYSSYQQSTYRLLPLVW
- a CDS encoding group I truncated hemoglobin, whose protein sequence is MTDDARVLFDRLGGTAAVAKIVQEAYDRIMDDPMLSPFFADTSMERLKHMQYQFLAAAFDGPVAYSGAELTQVHAGRGITARHFARFCEHFADAMQSHDVNQKDLDDALARLAIYKDRVTGDTNVGG